The following are from one region of the Escherichia sp. E4742 genome:
- the frdB gene encoding fumarate reductase iron-sulfur protein: protein MAEMKNLKIEVVRYNPEVDTAPHSAFYEVPYDETTSLLDALGYIKDNLAPDLSYRWSCRMAICGSCGMMVNNVPKLACKTFLRDYTNGMKVEALANFPIERDLVVDMTHFIESLEAIKPYIIGNSRTADQGTNIQTPAQMAKYHQFSGCINCGLCYAACPQFGLNPEFIGPAAITLAHRYNEDSRDHGKKERMAQLNSQNGVWSCTFVGYCSEVCPKHVDPAAAIQQGKVESSKDFLIATLKPR from the coding sequence ATGGCTGAGATGAAAAACCTGAAAATTGAGGTGGTGCGTTATAACCCGGAAGTCGATACCGCACCACATAGCGCATTCTATGAAGTGCCTTATGATGAAACCACCTCATTGCTGGATGCGCTGGGCTATATCAAAGACAACCTTGCGCCGGACCTGAGCTACCGCTGGTCCTGCCGTATGGCGATTTGTGGCTCCTGCGGCATGATGGTTAACAACGTGCCGAAACTGGCATGTAAAACCTTCCTGCGTGACTACACCAACGGCATGAAGGTTGAAGCGTTAGCTAACTTCCCGATTGAACGCGATCTGGTGGTCGATATGACCCACTTCATCGAAAGTCTGGAAGCGATCAAACCGTACATCATCGGCAACTCCCGCACCGCGGATCAGGGTACTAACATCCAGACCCCGGCGCAGATGGCGAAGTATCACCAGTTCTCCGGTTGCATCAACTGTGGTCTGTGCTATGCCGCATGCCCGCAGTTCGGCCTGAACCCAGAGTTCATCGGTCCGGCTGCCATTACGCTGGCACATCGTTATAACGAAGATAGCCGCGACCACGGTAAGAAGGAGCGTATGGCGCAGTTAAACAGCCAGAACGGCGTATGGAGCTGTACTTTCGTGGGCTACTGCTCCGAAGTCTGCCCGAAACACGTCGATCCGGCTGCGGCCATTCAGCAGGGCAAAGTAGAAAGTTCAAAAGACTTTCTTATCGCGACCCTGAAACCACGCTAA